In a single window of the Rhineura floridana isolate rRhiFlo1 chromosome 3, rRhiFlo1.hap2, whole genome shotgun sequence genome:
- the LOC133379237 gene encoding non-structural maintenance of chromosomes element 3 homolog: MSHNRRSSKGPGPAQAQHMDVDEESTLTQTQTPSQVQRNLERRPQSQVELKVNELVQFLLVKDQKKIPIKRADILKHIIKDYKDVFPEILKRVNQTLQLVFGLELVEIDSKYHTYILISKLPPLELESMKEDEITPKMGLLAVILSLIFMKGNVAKESAVWEMLRRLRVDCSGEKHKIFGDVKKLVTEEFVRQKYLEYTRLPHTDPPEFEFRWGPRAVKETSKKQILQFVAMIQNKNPKSWMSQYNDAEAEANAAVRH; this comes from the exons ATGTCCCACAACAGGCGTAGTAGCAAAGGACCTGGCCCTGCTCAG GCACAGCACATGGATGTAGATGAAGAAAGCACTTTGACTCAAACACAGACACCCAGCCAGGTGCAGCGTAACTTAGAGCGGCGCCCACAAAGTCAAGTGGAACTCAAA GTGAATGAGCTGGTGCAGTTTCTGCTGGTCAAAGACCAGAAGAAGATCCCTATTAAGCGGGCAG ATATTCTGAAACATATCATCAAAGACTATAAAGATGTCTTTCCTGAGATCCTCAAACGTGTCAACCAGACTCTTCAGCTG GTATTTGGGCTGGAGTTGGTGGAAATTGACTCAAAGTATCACACATACATCTTGATCAGTAAATTGCCACCACTGGAACTGGAGAGCATGAAAGA GGATGAGATCACACCCAAGATGGGTCTCCTTGCAGTCATTCTCAGCCTGATCTTCATGAAGGGCAATGTGGCCAAAGAAT CTGCTGTTTGGGAGATGCTGAGGAGACTGCGAGTTGACTGCTCTGG GGAAAAACATAAGATCTTTGGTGATGTGAAGAAGCTAGTGACAGAGGAATTTGTCAGGCAAAA GTACCTGGAATATACTCGTCTCCCACACACAGATCCACCCGAATTTGAGTTCAGATGGGGACCACGGGCTGTTAAAGAGACTTCCAAGAAGCAGATTCTACAGTTTGTTGCTATG ATACAGAACAAGAACCCCAAATCCTGGATGAGCCAGTACAATGATGCTGAAGCAGAGGCCAATGCTGCAGTAAGACACTAG